One Polaribacter sp. KT25b DNA segment encodes these proteins:
- a CDS encoding peroxiredoxin, translating into MATAVGKKFPDLNVNAMNEMGDTFKLNVLEEAVNNKKKVLLFWYPKDFTFVCPTELHAFQAALGEFEKRNTVVIGASCDTAEVHFAWLSTSKDNGGIEGVTYPILADSNRNLSSILGILDITDETFDEASQTIQVEGDNVTYRATYLIDEEGTVFHEGINHMPVGRNVNEFLRLIDAYAHVQSHGEVCPANWEEGKDAMSPDAKGTAAYLASH; encoded by the coding sequence ATGGCAACAGCAGTAGGTAAAAAATTTCCAGATTTAAATGTAAATGCAATGAATGAAATGGGAGATACATTTAAATTAAATGTATTAGAAGAAGCAGTAAATAACAAAAAGAAAGTGTTATTGTTTTGGTATCCTAAAGATTTTACATTTGTTTGTCCAACAGAATTACATGCTTTTCAAGCGGCATTAGGAGAATTTGAAAAAAGAAATACAGTTGTAATTGGTGCGTCTTGTGATACTGCAGAAGTGCATTTTGCATGGTTAAGTACTTCTAAAGATAATGGTGGAATTGAAGGTGTTACTTACCCGATTTTAGCAGATAGTAATAGAAATTTATCTTCAATTTTAGGTATTTTAGATATTACTGATGAAACTTTTGATGAAGCTTCACAAACAATTCAAGTAGAAGGAGATAATGTAACTTATAGAGCTACCTATTTAATTGATGAAGAAGGAACTGTTTTTCATGAAGGAATTAATCATATGCCAGTTGGTAGAAATGTAAATGAATTTTTACGTTTAATTGATGCGTATGCGCACGTACAATCTCATGGAGAAGTTTGTCCTGCAAACTGGGAAGAAGGTAAAGATGCAATGTCTCCAGATGCAAAAGGAACAGCAGCTTATTTAGCTTCTCACTAA
- a CDS encoding co-chaperone YbbN — translation MLQELSQDNLSEIISDNNKVVVQYSATWCGNCRIMKPKFKKLASENEEVSFVIADAEKFPESRKLADVSNLPTFATFVDGKLVNQTQTNKFDVLLDLVKEVI, via the coding sequence ATGTTACAAGAATTAAGTCAAGATAATTTATCAGAAATAATTTCTGATAACAATAAAGTTGTAGTTCAGTATTCTGCAACTTGGTGTGGAAACTGTAGAATTATGAAACCAAAATTTAAAAAATTGGCTTCAGAAAATGAAGAGGTTTCTTTTGTTATTGCAGATGCAGAGAAATTTCCTGAAAGTAGAAAATTAGCTGATGTTAGTAATTTACCAACATTTGCAACATTTGTTGATGGTAAATTAGTAAATCAAACTCAAACGAATAAGTTTGATGTTTTATTAGATTTAGTAAAAGAAGTTATTTAA